The Ferviditalea candida genome includes the window CGGCCCGGCTTCCCAACAGTTGACCAAAGGCTGCAAAAATATAGGAGCCAATCGCTATTCCTGCGGCAAAGAAGTAGATCATTATTGCCCAGTGCCAACCGGGAGCGCTCAGTTCATGCGGATAAGGATACATGGTCAATCCACCCCCTTATCGATTTTTGATTGTTTTTCCTGCGCTATTTGTTCCATTCGTCTTGCTCTGAACGTAAGCAGTCCGACCAATCCCATCCCAATCAATCCCAGCACGCTTGAGAAATAGGCGCCGCCCGATTTTTTGCTCGGGAGCTGCGGGTTGGATGGAAGTCCGTAAACTTCAGGCTTGTCAAGCAGCAGGTAAAAAGCATTCAAACCGCCGAGCACTTTCTCGTCTCCGTAAATACTCGCTTGGGTTACGCCATTTTGTTTTAATCGGTTAACTCTGCCATTTGCCATCGAACGCAAATCGCTTAGATTGCCAAATTGGATGGAATCGGTAGGACAGGACTGGGCGCAGGCCGGCTGCTGTCCATTTTGCAGCCTGTCATAGCAGAATGTGCATTTTTGCGCCGTTCCTTTTACATCATCGATCCCAATCACGCCAAACGGACAACCGGATACACAATAGCCGCAGCCGATACAAATATCATGATCGATATAAACCGTATCAAATTCGGTGCGGATGATCGCATTGGTCGGGCAAACTTCCATGCATCCCGCCTGTTGGCAGTGTTTGCAGGAATCCGCCAGGAACAGCCAGCGCTGCTCCTGGCGGTTATCTGAAAATTGTTCCACAAATTTAACGTGACGCCAGTTAACGGATCCCAAATGGCCCGTATTGTCATAACTGTTTCCCGTAAAGCCGATATGCTCCGCCATCGGCAGTTCATTCCACTCCTTGCAGGCTACCTGGCATGCCTTGCATCCCGTGCAAACCGACGTATCGACAAACATGGCTTTTCTATCCGCCATCTAGAGCACCCCCTGACCGATCCGGCCTTTGCGCACATTGCAGGTAAAGGCCTTGGATTCATGAATGCGAACATTGGGATCGCCGACAATGGCCGTCAGTTCGTTGGACGCAGAACCTTTTGCAATACCGGCATATCCCCAGTGAATCGGCATTCCCACCTGGTGAACCGTTTTTCCATCGATTTTGAAGGGGCGCATCCGCTTCGTCACGAGCGCTTTGGCTTCGGCCATACCGCGGGCTGTTTCGATCGTGACCCAATCCCCGTTGCGAATGTCCAGTTGCTTGGCCAATTCAGGACTGATTTCCAGGAATACCTCCGGCATGATTTCCGCCAACCAGGGCAGCCAGCGGGTCATGGGTCCGCTCAAGTGGTGCTCTGTGACACGGTATGTGGTAATGACATAGGGAAATTTCTCATTATTGACCCCATGCAGTTGATTGTGCGCAAGATCCTTATAATACACCGTTGCGGGGTTATGCGGATACTTGGGATACAATTTATTGGCAATCGGTGTATCGACCGGTTCGTAATGGGCGGGAAGGGGGCCATCGGCCAGCACGCCGAACAACTGAATCCGTCCTTCCGGCAGCATGATGAACGGATCGGAACCCGAATGCGCATCCAAACCTATTCCGTCGACTTTCGCCGGCGTATTCGGCGCCTTGGTCGCGGCAAAATCGGGAACATCCAGACCGGTCCATTTTTTTTGCAGCGCGTCCCACCATACGTATTTCTTCCGCTCGGACCATGGACTGCCATCCGGTGCCGCCGCTGCGCGGTTATACAAAATATGACGGTTGGCAGGCCAGCTAAAGCCCCAATTGAGGCTGACATAGTCGTCCCCTTTTCGGGAGGCCGCGCGGTTGGTCTTCTCATCCGGGAAAATGCCGGTGTAGATCCAGGCGCCGGATGCCGTAGAGCCGTCGTCTTTGAGATCGACAAAGCTTTTCACATGCTTGCCGGTTGCTGTTTCGTAACCGTTGATTTCCTTGAGAATCTTGTGGTCATCCGGCTCGGGAACTTTGAATCCGGTATTGCTTTCAGGCTCATAATCCCAAGTTAAATTTTGGATCGCCCAGTTGCGCTTGTCGGTGCTCGATTTGTAAAGAGCCTTTAATTTTTTGCCCAATTCGTAGGTGAACCAAAGATCGGACCGGCAGTCCCCGGGCGGATCGGCGGCTTTTTCCTTCCACTGCGCCATCCGGCTCGTATTCGTAAAGCTTCCTCCGGTTTCGGCAAATACGGCGGTGGGGAAGAAGAAGATTTCCGTCTTGATGTCCTTGGGACTCACTTTTCCGTTTACCACTTCGGGAGCGGCGGACCAGAAAGTGGCCGTTTCGGTCAGGAAGGGATCGCGGATGACCATCCAATCCAATTTGGCCATGGCTTCCCGGTGAAAGCTGGCGTTTTGGCCTCCTGCGGCGGGATTTTGGCCCATCACGAAAAATCCTTTTATATTGCCCTGATACATCTTCTGGAACATCCCGTAATGCGAGTGATCGCCGATCAGTTTAGGCAGAAAATCATATCCGTAATCGTTGGCTTCTGTAGCCGCATCGCCAAACCATGCTTTCAGCAGGCTGACCATATATTTGGGATAGTTGACCCACCAGCCGGTTGGTTTGGATTCGCTTAACAGATAATTTTCCAGCGTATCGTGCTTTTTACTGGCCGCAGGCATGTTTAAATAACCGGGGAGAGAATTATAAAGCGTGGGCAGATCCGTCGCGCCCTGCACGTTGGCGTGGCCGCGAAGCGCCATGATGCCTCCCCCGGGGCGTCCCATATTTCCCAGCAGCGACTGGAGAATGCCGGCGCAGCGGATATTTTGCGTGCCCAATGTGTGCTGGGTCCATCCCATGGCATAACAGAATGCGGAAGTGCGGTCTTTCCCCGAGTTTTTGGCGAGAGTTTCCGCGACCATGACAAACTGGTCTTTTGGCGTGCCGCAGACTTCCTCAACCAGCTCGGGAGTGTATCTGGAGTAATGGCGTTTTAAAACCTGAAATACCGAGCGCGGATGCTGCAGGGTTTCATCCCGTTTGGGACGGCCTACGATTTTTTGCCGGGCGATGCGATCCGTCAATGTCTTCGGCTCACCTTCGGGATGAACGGGTTCTTCCCGTTCATAGTCCCACGACGACGTGTCATATGACTGCTTATCCGGGTTATAGCCTGAGAACAGCCCCTCCAGGTCTTCCGTGTCTTTAAATTCTTCTTTAAGAATAAAAGAGGCATTCGTATAGTTGAGGACATACTCTTTAAAATATTTCTCATGCTGGATCATGTAATTGATCAGAGCGCCCAAAAAAACGATATCCGTTCCCGACCGCATGGGAACATAGTCGGTTGCCAGCGCCGAACTGCGCGTAAAGCGGGGATCGATGCTGATCACTCTGGCCCCTTTGTCCTTGGCGCGGAGCACCCACCGGAATCCTACAGGGTGATTCTCCGCAAAATTGGATCCCATAATGACAATGCAATCACTTTCCGCCAAGTCCCTTGGCGTTGTCGTAGCGCCGCCACGACCGAATGAAGTACCTAGACCAGGTACTGTGGAGCTGTGTCATATACGAGCCTGGTTTTCCAGATTAACGACACCCAAGGAACGCATAAGCTTGAGGTGCATGTAATTCCATTCGTTTTCCATCGTGGATCCGCCCAATGAAGCGATGGCCGGATTGACATTGACGAGCTTGCCGTCCATTTCTTCAATAAAATACTTGTCTCTCGTTTCCTTGACTTTCTCGGCGACGCGGTCCATGGCCCAATCCAGCGGCTTTTCTTCCCATTTGTCGCTGTATGGGGCGCGATACAATACTTTGGTTTGCCGCTGATCATTGTTGACCAACTGGAAAGCGGCCGCTCCCTTGGGACACAGCGAACCCAAATTGACCGGACTGTCCGGATTTCCTTCAATATTGACGACTTTTCCTCCGGATTCCGTAATGATCATCCCGCAGCCGATTGCGCAATAGGGACAAACGCTGGGAACCTGCTTGCCTTTTTTGACCTGCAATTTGATTTTTGTCACTTGCGCATGTACCGGCTTCAAATTCACGCCGGCAAGCGACGCTGCCGTTAATCCCGCAACGGCAACCCCCGATTTTTTCAAGAAGTCACGACGTGTAAGCAATTGAGTTTACCTCCTTGTGCGAAGATTGAAAGCCTTTTCAAAAAATGACGTCGATAACCACAAGATGAGCGATTCAGCTCCTTTCTCCATATTTCATATTCCAACGACCCACGCAAAGCATGATTCCAGGCATCAGGGCAATAAGTCGATTGCGTTGTGGTCGGAAGGGCAAACTGAAGGCTGTTTGTTATGTATAAATAGACGGGATTTTTCGTCATCGATGATCCTGTTGCAGGAAGTGTAGACGGTTGCCATCTGTCCCCGGATATAACCGACGATTTCAACCTGAAGAAATTGCGCCAACTCGATTGCCTGACAGGTCGCGGCGGTTCGCGAGGCGATGATGCCGATACCGAACCTTGCCGCTTTTGACAGCATTTCATAGGAAATTCGACCGGTTGTCATGAGTATCAGATTTTGCGGCGGCAGCCCATTTCTGACGGCGTATCCGATCACTTTATCCACGGCATTGTGGCGTCCGATATCTTCCCTGACGATCATCCCGCCATCCAAATCGATCAAGCAAGCTCCATGCATGCCGCCTGTCTGATGATACAAAGGAGTGAGTTTTGAAAACTCGCGCATTTTTTGCTGCAGATAACCTAAAGTAGCAGACCGGCCAAACGCGACTTTTTTTATCTTTTTGACATCGGATATGGATTGAAACGTTACCCCCTTGCCGCATCCGGCCGTCAGGTGCCTGCGCCTCTTAAGGATGGAGCCGGCATTGCCGCGGACCAGGTCGACCCAAATTTTGCCGCGGAAATCAAAATCATCGATCAACAATGTTTTCAAATCGCTGGGCGAATCGATAATGCCTTCCGTAAACAAATATCCCGTTGCCCAATCCTCCCAATCCACCCGGCTTAATTGAATGGTTAGCAGCTCTTGCTCATTCAAATAGAGGGTAACAGGGTATTCGTCGGGGCATGATTTGCTCATCCTTTTATTCCCCCGTTCGATTATTATCCTGCCGGCTGTTTAAACGGCGATTCATTTATAAAACTTGTATAGTATTTGGGAATGTCTGTGTGTTATAATCATGATAATCAGAAACATCTAAAAAGTAAATCCCTTTTATTGATGACCTGTAAATTGCACAAAACATTTTTCCGTTATCAATGTGGGGCTGGCTGGGGTACTGGTGTCCCTCTAGGTCTTCAAAACCTTTTGGGAGGCGCTTGCCGTCTCTGGTGGGTTCGATTCCCACACAGTCTCGCCAAAAATCAAAATGCAATGCTGCTAATGGCTGCGGCCAACAGGTCGATTTCTTCGTGCAATACGGTGCGAAAATCAATGCGCACATGGTTTTGGACAACGCGAACAATCACGGGGGGTGAACCGTGACGCAGTTTTTTCTCCACCCGATGCGCGGGTTGGCCATGAAAGGCAAGGGCAACCGACTTCGTCGGAAGGGTGACCCCCGGCAGCGATCCCCCGCCGACGGCCGATACGTCGTCTACAATCTCCGCCGAAATGCCTGTCGCGGAGGCAAGCCGGGCCATGAACCGGTTGGCTTTCCACTCTATTTCCCGAACCGGAATCAGGATATCTCTGAGCGTGGGAATTTCTTTGGCCGCTTGATCGGGGAGCAAATACAGGCGCAGCGTCGCATCCAATCCGGCCAATGTCATTTTATCGACCCTCAGCACCCGGGCCAGCTGGCTTTTTTTTAATTCTGCGATCCATTTCCGCTTTCCGGCGATAATTCCGGCCTGCGGTCCGCCAAGCAGCTTATCGCCGCTGAATGAAACAAGGTCCACCCCCGAAGCGATAACTTCGCGCACCAAAGGCTCGCTGCCGATGCCGTGCGCCTGCAGATCATACAGCGCTCCGCTGCCCAAATCCTCGTATACGGGAATCCGATATTTCGCTCCGAGCTTGACGAGTTCCCGCAAAGACACGGAATCGGTAAATCCGACCGTATGAAAATTGCTCGTATGCACTTTCATCAACAAAGCGGTATCATTGTCGATTGCCCGTTCATAATCGTACAGATGGGTTTTGTTGGTCGTTCCGACCTCAACCAATCGGGCCCCGCTTTCCGTCATGATTTCCGAAACCCGAAAGGAACCTCCGATCTCCACAAGCTGACCTCTGGATACGATAACCCGTTTGGCGCCGGCCACCACACGCAGAATCAAATATACGGCTGCGGCGTTATTGTTCACCACCACGGCCGCTTCGGCGCCGGTAAGCCGGCAGATCAACTCCTCGATGTGGCTGTGTCGCGATCCGCGTTCCCCCTGCGCAATATTGTATTCCAGATTGGAATAGCAGGCGGCTGTTTCAACAATCTGTTCCATCGCGCTTTTGGCCAGTACGGCCCGCCCCAGGTTC containing:
- a CDS encoding 4Fe-4S dicluster domain-containing protein, which translates into the protein MADRKAMFVDTSVCTGCKACQVACKEWNELPMAEHIGFTGNSYDNTGHLGSVNWRHVKFVEQFSDNRQEQRWLFLADSCKHCQQAGCMEVCPTNAIIRTEFDTVYIDHDICIGCGYCVSGCPFGVIGIDDVKGTAQKCTFCYDRLQNGQQPACAQSCPTDSIQFGNLSDLRSMANGRVNRLKQNGVTQASIYGDEKVLGGLNAFYLLLDKPEVYGLPSNPQLPSKKSGGAYFSSVLGLIGMGLVGLLTFRARRMEQIAQEKQSKIDKGVD
- the selA gene encoding L-seryl-tRNA(Sec) selenium transferase; the encoded protein is MSGALQPMFRALPAVHKLVNHPQVRSFAENAGIPYELTVTLAQELIDEWREGILRGTVEIGSAQQTSERLSEELQDKMTALLSPRLRRVINGTGVVLHTNLGRAVLAKSAMEQIVETAACYSNLEYNIAQGERGSRHSHIEELICRLTGAEAAVVVNNNAAAVYLILRVVAGAKRVIVSRGQLVEIGGSFRVSEIMTESGARLVEVGTTNKTHLYDYERAIDNDTALLMKVHTSNFHTVGFTDSVSLRELVKLGAKYRIPVYEDLGSGALYDLQAHGIGSEPLVREVIASGVDLVSFSGDKLLGGPQAGIIAGKRKWIAELKKSQLARVLRVDKMTLAGLDATLRLYLLPDQAAKEIPTLRDILIPVREIEWKANRFMARLASATGISAEIVDDVSAVGGGSLPGVTLPTKSVALAFHGQPAHRVEKKLRHGSPPVIVRVVQNHVRIDFRTVLHEEIDLLAAAISSIAF
- the fdh gene encoding formate dehydrogenase, which gives rise to MLTRRDFLKKSGVAVAGLTAASLAGVNLKPVHAQVTKIKLQVKKGKQVPSVCPYCAIGCGMIITESGGKVVNIEGNPDSPVNLGSLCPKGAAAFQLVNNDQRQTKVLYRAPYSDKWEEKPLDWAMDRVAEKVKETRDKYFIEEMDGKLVNVNPAIASLGGSTMENEWNYMHLKLMRSLGVVNLENQARIUHSSTVPGLGTSFGRGGATTTPRDLAESDCIVIMGSNFAENHPVGFRWVLRAKDKGARVISIDPRFTRSSALATDYVPMRSGTDIVFLGALINYMIQHEKYFKEYVLNYTNASFILKEEFKDTEDLEGLFSGYNPDKQSYDTSSWDYEREEPVHPEGEPKTLTDRIARQKIVGRPKRDETLQHPRSVFQVLKRHYSRYTPELVEEVCGTPKDQFVMVAETLAKNSGKDRTSAFCYAMGWTQHTLGTQNIRCAGILQSLLGNMGRPGGGIMALRGHANVQGATDLPTLYNSLPGYLNMPAASKKHDTLENYLLSESKPTGWWVNYPKYMVSLLKAWFGDAATEANDYGYDFLPKLIGDHSHYGMFQKMYQGNIKGFFVMGQNPAAGGQNASFHREAMAKLDWMVIRDPFLTETATFWSAAPEVVNGKVSPKDIKTEIFFFPTAVFAETGGSFTNTSRMAQWKEKAADPPGDCRSDLWFTYELGKKLKALYKSSTDKRNWAIQNLTWDYEPESNTGFKVPEPDDHKILKEINGYETATGKHVKSFVDLKDDGSTASGAWIYTGIFPDEKTNRAASRKGDDYVSLNWGFSWPANRHILYNRAAAAPDGSPWSERKKYVWWDALQKKWTGLDVPDFAATKAPNTPAKVDGIGLDAHSGSDPFIMLPEGRIQLFGVLADGPLPAHYEPVDTPIANKLYPKYPHNPATVYYKDLAHNQLHGVNNEKFPYVITTYRVTEHHLSGPMTRWLPWLAEIMPEVFLEISPELAKQLDIRNGDWVTIETARGMAEAKALVTKRMRPFKIDGKTVHQVGMPIHWGYAGIAKGSASNELTAIVGDPNVRIHESKAFTCNVRKGRIGQGVL
- the fdhD gene encoding formate dehydrogenase accessory sulfurtransferase FdhD — encoded protein: MSKSCPDEYPVTLYLNEQELLTIQLSRVDWEDWATGYLFTEGIIDSPSDLKTLLIDDFDFRGKIWVDLVRGNAGSILKRRRHLTAGCGKGVTFQSISDVKKIKKVAFGRSATLGYLQQKMREFSKLTPLYHQTGGMHGACLIDLDGGMIVREDIGRHNAVDKVIGYAVRNGLPPQNLILMTTGRISYEMLSKAARFGIGIIASRTAATCQAIELAQFLQVEIVGYIRGQMATVYTSCNRIIDDEKSRLFIHNKQPSVCPSDHNAIDLLP